Proteins from a genomic interval of Streptomyces sp. NBC_01445:
- the dxs gene encoding 1-deoxy-D-xylulose-5-phosphate synthase translates to MTILESIRGPRDLKALSEEQLGELAAEIREFLIHAVARTGGHLGPNLGVVELSMALHRVFESPVDRILWDTGHQSYVHKMLTGRQDFSKLRGKGGLSGYPSREESEHDVIENSHASTALGWADGLAKANQVLGERGHVVAVIGDGALTGGMAWEALNNIAAAKDRPLIIVVNDNERSYAPTIGGLANHLAALRTTDSYEKVLAWGKDVLLRTPVIGHTVYESLHGAKKGFKDAFAPQGMFEDLGLKYVGPIDGHDLCAVESALRRAKRFHGPVLVHCLTEKGRGYEPALADEADRFHTVGVMDPLTCEPLAPSNGPSWTSVFGDEIARIGRERDDVVAITAAMLHPVGLTKFAEEFPGRVWDVGIAEQHAAVSAAGLATGGLHPVVAVYATFLNRAFDQLLMDVALHNCGVTFVLDRAGVTGVDGASHNGMWDMSVLQVVPGLRIAAPRDAEQLRAQLREAVTVDDAPTLIRFPKESVGPEIPAVDRIGGLDVLHRADDPDVLLVSVGVMAPVCLQVAELLAARGINCTVVDPRWVKPVDPDLAPLAARHRLVAVVEDNSKAAGVGSAVALALGEAEVDVPVRRFGIPDQFLAHAKRGEVLADIGLTPVEIAGRIGTSMARRAETAALVAGKESDDV, encoded by the coding sequence GTGACAATTCTGGAAAGCATCCGGGGGCCGCGCGATCTGAAGGCGCTGAGCGAGGAACAGCTCGGCGAACTGGCCGCGGAGATCAGGGAGTTCCTGATCCACGCGGTCGCGAGGACCGGCGGCCACCTGGGACCCAACCTCGGGGTGGTGGAGCTCTCGATGGCCCTGCACCGGGTCTTCGAGTCGCCGGTCGACCGGATCCTGTGGGACACCGGCCACCAGAGCTACGTGCACAAGATGTTGACGGGTCGTCAGGACTTCTCGAAGCTGCGCGGGAAGGGGGGCCTGTCCGGCTACCCCTCGCGCGAGGAGTCCGAGCACGACGTCATCGAGAACAGCCACGCGTCCACCGCGCTCGGCTGGGCGGACGGCCTCGCCAAGGCCAACCAGGTCCTGGGCGAGCGGGGCCACGTCGTCGCCGTCATAGGAGACGGGGCGCTCACCGGCGGCATGGCCTGGGAGGCGCTCAACAACATCGCGGCCGCCAAGGACCGCCCGCTGATCATCGTCGTCAACGACAACGAACGGTCGTACGCCCCGACCATCGGCGGACTCGCCAACCACCTGGCGGCCCTGCGCACCACCGACAGCTACGAGAAGGTCCTGGCCTGGGGCAAGGACGTCCTCCTGCGCACCCCGGTCATCGGACACACCGTGTACGAGTCCCTGCACGGCGCCAAGAAGGGGTTCAAGGACGCCTTCGCGCCCCAGGGCATGTTCGAGGACCTGGGTCTCAAGTACGTGGGGCCCATCGACGGGCACGACCTCTGCGCGGTCGAGTCCGCGCTGCGACGTGCGAAACGGTTCCACGGGCCCGTGCTCGTGCACTGCCTCACCGAGAAGGGCCGCGGCTACGAGCCCGCCCTCGCGGACGAGGCCGACCGGTTCCACACCGTCGGCGTGATGGACCCGCTCACCTGCGAGCCGCTCGCACCGTCCAACGGCCCTTCCTGGACTTCGGTGTTCGGCGACGAGATCGCCCGCATCGGACGGGAGCGCGACGACGTCGTGGCGATCACCGCGGCGATGCTGCACCCGGTCGGACTCACCAAGTTCGCCGAGGAGTTCCCCGGCCGGGTGTGGGACGTGGGGATCGCCGAGCAGCACGCGGCGGTCTCGGCGGCCGGACTCGCGACGGGTGGCCTCCACCCGGTCGTCGCCGTCTACGCCACCTTCCTCAACCGTGCCTTCGACCAGCTCCTCATGGATGTGGCGCTGCACAACTGCGGCGTGACCTTCGTCCTCGACCGGGCGGGCGTGACCGGCGTCGACGGTGCCTCGCACAACGGCATGTGGGACATGTCCGTCCTCCAGGTCGTACCGGGCCTGCGCATCGCCGCACCCCGCGACGCCGAGCAACTGCGGGCCCAGCTCCGGGAAGCAGTCACCGTGGACGACGCCCCGACACTGATCCGCTTCCCGAAGGAGTCCGTCGGCCCCGAGATCCCGGCGGTCGACCGGATCGGCGGCCTCGACGTACTGCACCGGGCCGACGACCCCGACGTACTCCTGGTCTCCGTCGGCGTGATGGCGCCGGTGTGCCTCCAGGTCGCGGAACTCCTGGCAGCGCGCGGCATCAACTGCACGGTCGTGGACCCGCGTTGGGTCAAACCCGTCGACCCGGACCTCGCGCCGCTCGCGGCACGGCACCGGCTCGTCGCCGTCGTCGAGGACAACAGCAAGGCGGCCGGCGTCGGCTCCGCCGTGGCGCTCGCGCTCGGCGAGGCCGAAGTCGACGTACCCGTACGGCGGTTCGGGATCCCCGACCAGTTCCTCGCGCACGCCAAGCGCGGTGAAGTGCTCGCGGACATCGGGCTCACGCCTGTCGAGATCGCCGGGCGGATCGGCACCAGCATGGCCCGCAGGGCCGAGACGGCGGCCCTCGTGGCCGGCAAGGAGAGCGACGACGTATGA
- a CDS encoding aspartate aminotransferase family protein, translating into MSKEFDLARLLADRGAERYELHAKYLNHQLPRMLHTIGFDKVYERAEGAYFWDEDGNDYLDMLAGFGVMGLGRHHPVVRKALHDVLDASLADLTRFDCQPLPGLLAERLLAHSPHLDRVFFGNSGTEAVETALKFARYATGRPRVLYCGHAFHGLTTGSLSVNGESGFRDGFAPLLPDTAVPLGDLDALRAELAKGDVAGLIVEPIQGKGVHGTPPGYLRAAQELLHQHKALLIADEVQTGLGRTGDFYAYQHDEGVEPDLVCVAKALSGGYVPVGATLGKDWIFKKVYSSMDRVLVHSASFGSNAQAMAAGLAVLSVMENEEVVANARATGELLKSRLAALVDRYELLSDVRGRGLMIGIEFGRPKSLKLRSRWTMLQAARKGLFAQMVVVPLLQKHRILTQVSGDHLEVIKLIPPLIIGEHEVDRFVEAFTAVMDDAHSGGGLMWDFGKTLVKQAVANR; encoded by the coding sequence ATGAGCAAGGAGTTCGATCTCGCAAGACTCCTGGCCGACCGCGGCGCCGAGCGCTACGAGCTGCACGCCAAGTACCTCAACCACCAGCTCCCGCGCATGCTGCACACCATCGGCTTCGACAAGGTCTACGAGCGGGCGGAAGGCGCCTACTTCTGGGACGAGGACGGCAACGACTACCTGGACATGCTCGCCGGGTTCGGTGTGATGGGCCTCGGCCGGCACCACCCCGTCGTCCGCAAGGCGCTGCACGACGTCCTCGACGCCTCACTCGCCGACCTCACCCGCTTCGACTGCCAGCCGCTGCCGGGCCTGCTCGCCGAACGGCTCCTCGCGCACAGCCCGCACCTGGACCGGGTCTTCTTCGGCAACAGCGGCACGGAGGCAGTCGAGACGGCGCTGAAGTTCGCCCGGTACGCCACGGGCAGGCCCAGGGTCCTGTACTGCGGACACGCCTTCCACGGGCTGACCACCGGGTCTCTGTCCGTGAACGGCGAGTCCGGATTCCGGGACGGCTTCGCGCCGCTCCTGCCGGACACCGCCGTGCCGCTCGGCGACCTCGACGCCCTGCGCGCGGAGCTCGCGAAGGGCGACGTGGCCGGGCTGATCGTCGAGCCCATCCAGGGCAAGGGCGTCCACGGGACGCCGCCCGGCTATCTGCGCGCCGCCCAGGAGCTGCTCCACCAGCACAAGGCTCTGCTCATCGCGGACGAGGTGCAGACGGGCCTCGGCAGGACGGGCGACTTCTACGCCTACCAGCACGACGAGGGCGTCGAACCCGACCTCGTCTGCGTGGCGAAGGCGCTCTCCGGCGGCTATGTGCCCGTCGGCGCCACCCTCGGCAAGGACTGGATCTTCAAGAAGGTCTACTCGTCCATGGACCGGGTCCTCGTGCACTCGGCCAGCTTCGGCTCGAACGCGCAGGCCATGGCCGCGGGCCTTGCCGTGCTCTCCGTGATGGAGAACGAGGAGGTCGTCGCGAACGCCCGGGCGACCGGTGAGCTCCTGAAGTCCCGGCTCGCCGCTCTCGTCGACCGCTACGAGCTGCTGAGCGACGTACGCGGCCGCGGCCTGATGATCGGCATCGAGTTCGGGCGGCCGAAGTCGCTGAAGCTGCGCAGCCGCTGGACGATGCTCCAGGCCGCGCGCAAGGGCCTCTTCGCGCAGATGGTCGTCGTGCCGCTGCTCCAGAAGCACCGGATCCTCACGCAGGTCTCCGGCGACCATCTGGAGGTCATCAAGCTGATCCCGCCGCTGATCATCGGGGAGCACGAGGTGGACCGCTTCGTCGAGGCGTTCACCGCCGTCATGGACGACGCGCACTCGGGCGGCGGGCTGATGTGGGACTTCGGCAAGACGCTGGTGAAGCAGGCGGTCGCCAACCGCTGA